In Amycolatopsis jiangsuensis, the following proteins share a genomic window:
- a CDS encoding DUF2470 domain-containing protein, producing MTEAPTSVRRPPAPNPAERAKTIATRNGPATIMPTVERADCEAERVEPVMHHVHHSGSVSILLPDEHPMVRASRQTQRGELAVMVELADHAPVPLREPIRGLLWITGWLRPLTVVSARARAIAIADERPDHRLLDVGHGLTLLRLTPASLVLADAEGTHSLRPHMFSAAPPDPFHDYEAEWLRHLESDHPDVVEQLARHLPPDLRGGCIRPLGLDRFGLRLRVESDTGDHDVRLAFSQAVDSPPQLAAELRRLLGCPFLRHQHFGV from the coding sequence GTGACCGAGGCCCCGACATCCGTCCGCCGCCCACCCGCGCCGAACCCCGCCGAGCGGGCCAAGACGATCGCGACGCGGAACGGTCCGGCGACGATCATGCCGACCGTCGAACGCGCCGACTGCGAAGCCGAACGCGTGGAGCCGGTGATGCACCACGTGCACCACAGCGGCAGCGTCAGCATTCTTCTGCCGGACGAGCACCCGATGGTGCGCGCTTCCCGGCAGACTCAGCGCGGCGAGCTCGCCGTCATGGTCGAGCTCGCCGACCACGCTCCCGTACCGCTGCGGGAACCCATCCGCGGCCTGCTGTGGATAACCGGGTGGCTCCGGCCGTTGACGGTCGTTTCGGCGCGCGCCCGCGCCATCGCGATCGCCGACGAACGGCCGGACCACCGCCTCCTCGACGTCGGACACGGCCTCACCCTGCTGCGGCTCACTCCGGCGTCCCTGGTGCTGGCGGATGCGGAGGGCACACACTCGCTCCGCCCGCACATGTTCAGCGCGGCCCCGCCGGACCCGTTCCACGACTACGAGGCCGAGTGGTTGCGGCATCTGGAAAGCGACCATCCGGACGTCGTGGAGCAACTCGCCCGTCACCTGCCACCGGACCTGCGCGGCGGGTGCATCCGCCCGCTCGGCCTCGACCGGTTCGGTCTCCGCCTGCGCGTCGAGTCCGACACCGGCGACCACGACGTGCGGCTGGCGTTCTCCCAGGCGGTCGACAGCCCTCCCCAGCTGGCTGCCGAGCTGCGCCGGCTGCTCGGCTGCCCGTTCCTGCGCCACCAGCACTTCGGGGTCTGA
- a CDS encoding PPOX class F420-dependent oxidoreductase encodes MPRTIATNTKVERAELVEFLKSRHRAILVTTRSDGRPQLSPNTCGVDEEGRIVIATYPQRAKVTNLRRETKASVCVLSDEWNGPWVQVDGTAEVIDLPDSVEPLVDYFRAISGEHPNWDEYRHAMREQGKSLIRITIERWGPIATGGFPPELADD; translated from the coding sequence ATGCCGAGAACTATCGCCACCAACACGAAGGTCGAGCGGGCCGAGCTGGTCGAGTTCCTGAAGTCTCGCCACCGCGCGATCCTGGTCACCACCCGTTCCGACGGGCGCCCGCAGCTGTCGCCGAACACCTGCGGGGTCGACGAGGAAGGTCGCATCGTCATCGCGACTTATCCACAGCGAGCGAAGGTCACCAACCTCCGTCGCGAAACGAAGGCGTCGGTGTGCGTGCTGTCCGACGAGTGGAACGGGCCGTGGGTGCAGGTCGACGGCACCGCCGAGGTGATCGACCTCCCGGACTCGGTCGAGCCGCTGGTGGACTACTTCCGCGCGATCTCGGGCGAGCACCCGAACTGGGACGAGTACCGGCACGCCATGCGCGAGCAGGGCAAGAGCCTGATCCGCATCACCATCGAACGGTGGGGCCCGATCGCCACCGGTGGCTTCCCGCCCGAGCTGGCCGACGACTGA
- a CDS encoding CPBP family intramembrane glutamic endopeptidase, with product MSTTERSGLRGWFRPGLPDFPRQITDPDERRAVKFELVLVFGITLGLSGAHSLLSLVDSLLRPAPLAQQQAQLNVPQAAASLLDLLQQLVNAAQLIGWGGLGLYLLWRAGVKLRDLGLDRRKPRFDILVTLGLAALIGIPGLGLYFLSYHLGFSLAVQPSTLGDTWWRPIALTASAFGNAFAEEVLVIGYLLTRLRQLGVRENASLFGAAVLRGSYHLYQGFGGFVGNLVMGLVFGRVWQRTNRLWPLIAAHTLFDVVSFVGYSLLKGHISWLP from the coding sequence ATGAGCACCACAGAGCGATCGGGCCTGCGCGGCTGGTTCCGGCCCGGTCTGCCGGATTTCCCGCGGCAGATCACCGACCCCGACGAGCGGCGCGCGGTCAAGTTCGAGCTGGTGCTCGTCTTCGGCATCACCCTCGGCCTTTCCGGCGCCCACAGTCTGCTGTCCCTTGTGGACTCGCTGCTGCGCCCGGCACCGCTGGCGCAGCAGCAGGCGCAGCTGAACGTCCCGCAGGCCGCGGCGAGCCTGCTGGACCTGCTCCAGCAGCTGGTGAACGCGGCGCAGCTCATCGGCTGGGGCGGGCTCGGTCTGTACCTGCTCTGGCGCGCCGGTGTAAAGCTGCGGGACCTCGGCCTGGACCGGCGGAAACCGCGCTTCGACATCCTGGTGACCCTCGGGCTCGCCGCGCTGATCGGCATTCCCGGCCTCGGCCTGTACTTCCTCTCCTACCACCTCGGTTTCAGCCTCGCGGTCCAACCGTCCACTTTGGGCGATACCTGGTGGCGGCCGATCGCGTTGACGGCTTCCGCCTTCGGCAACGCTTTCGCCGAGGAAGTCCTCGTCATCGGATACCTGCTGACCAGGCTCCGTCAGCTCGGCGTCCGGGAAAACGCCTCGCTCTTCGGCGCGGCCGTGCTGCGCGGCTCGTACCACCTGTACCAGGGCTTCGGCGGCTTCGTCGGAAATCTGGTCATGGGCCTGGTGTTCGGACGGGTATGGCAACGCACGAACCGGCTGTGGCCGCTGATCGCCGCGCACACGCTGTTCGACGTGGTTTCCTTCGTCGGGTATTCGCTGCTGAAGGGGCACATTTCCTGGCTCCCGTGA
- a CDS encoding arginine deiminase — protein MDSEVGPLRAVLLHRPGNELKRLTPRNNDQLLFDSIPWVDRAQQEHDAFADVLRGRGVEVLLLSDTLRTALEDPRAHAAGVHAAVDDRRLGTDLADSLRSHLTSVDAHTLAEVLMAGMTFEELPSAEGASLVRMMHGPRDFAVDPLPNLLFTRDSSAWIGDRVAISSLTMPARRRETAVLDLVYAYHPRFRHAARAYGAHSAPIEGGDVMLLAPGVLAIGVGERTTPAGAESLARSVFADDLAHTVVAVPIEQSRATMHLDTVCTMVDVDAVVMYPLARDSLTAFTLQPTGDGGVKVAGPAPFLDAAAEAMGIERLRVIDTGLDPVTAEREQWDDGNNTLALAPGVVVGYERNVETNERLTAAGIEVLPITGSELGSGRGGPRCMSCPVLRGATRSS, from the coding sequence GTGGACAGCGAAGTCGGGCCTCTCCGTGCGGTTCTGCTGCACCGACCGGGTAATGAGCTCAAAAGGCTCACTCCTCGCAACAACGACCAGCTCCTGTTCGACTCGATCCCGTGGGTGGACCGAGCCCAGCAGGAACACGACGCGTTCGCGGACGTGCTGCGCGGCCGCGGCGTCGAAGTACTGTTGCTCTCCGACACGCTGCGTACCGCGCTCGAAGACCCGCGAGCACACGCCGCGGGCGTGCACGCGGCTGTGGATGACCGGAGGCTGGGGACAGATCTCGCGGATTCGCTTAGGTCGCACCTAACGAGCGTCGACGCGCACACCCTCGCCGAGGTGTTGATGGCGGGCATGACGTTCGAAGAACTGCCGTCGGCCGAGGGCGCGTCGCTGGTGCGCATGATGCACGGTCCACGCGACTTCGCCGTCGACCCGTTGCCGAACCTGTTGTTCACCCGGGATTCGTCGGCGTGGATCGGTGACCGGGTGGCGATCTCCTCGCTGACGATGCCTGCCCGGAGGCGGGAAACGGCTGTGCTCGACCTCGTGTACGCATACCACCCGCGGTTCAGGCACGCGGCGCGTGCCTACGGTGCGCATTCGGCGCCGATCGAGGGTGGCGACGTGATGTTGCTGGCGCCGGGCGTGCTGGCCATCGGGGTGGGCGAACGCACGACCCCCGCCGGAGCGGAGTCGCTGGCCCGTTCCGTTTTCGCCGACGACCTCGCACACACTGTCGTCGCGGTGCCGATCGAACAATCGCGCGCGACAATGCATCTCGACACCGTGTGCACCATGGTCGATGTCGACGCCGTGGTGATGTATCCACTCGCTCGCGATTCTCTTACCGCGTTCACACTCCAGCCGACCGGCGATGGCGGCGTGAAAGTGGCCGGCCCGGCCCCGTTCCTCGACGCGGCGGCCGAAGCAATGGGTATCGAACGGCTGCGCGTGATCGACACCGGCCTCGACCCGGTCACCGCGGAACGCGAACAGTGGGACGACGGGAACAACACGCTCGCACTCGCGCCCGGCGTGGTCGTGGGATACGAACGGAACGTGGAGACGAACGAGCGGTTGACCGCGGCGGGTATCGAGGTACTCCCGATCACCGGCTCCGAACTCGGCTCCGGCCGCGGCGGGCCGCGGTGCATGTCGTGCCCGGTCCTGCGCGGGGCCACGCGCTCAAGTTAG
- a CDS encoding ferritin has translation MALTKKEPRSKFYELLQAQIQNEFNASQQYIALAVWFDNEDLPQLAKHFYKQSVEERNHGMALVQYMLDRDHHIEIPSTGEVRNDFSTPVDLIELALAQEKEVAADISTMAKAARAEEDYISEQFTQWFLKEQVEEISQMSTLLTVARRAGDNVYEIEKFLHRESVGDSGADSGMPPVAGGAL, from the coding sequence ATGGCCCTCACGAAGAAGGAACCGCGCTCGAAGTTTTACGAGCTGCTGCAGGCGCAGATCCAGAATGAGTTCAACGCGTCCCAGCAGTACATCGCGCTGGCGGTCTGGTTCGACAACGAGGACCTGCCCCAGCTCGCGAAGCACTTCTACAAGCAGTCGGTCGAAGAGCGCAACCACGGGATGGCCCTCGTCCAGTACATGCTCGATCGCGACCACCACATCGAGATCCCGAGCACGGGCGAGGTCCGCAACGACTTCTCCACCCCGGTCGATCTGATCGAACTCGCACTGGCGCAGGAGAAGGAGGTGGCCGCGGACATCTCCACGATGGCGAAGGCCGCTCGGGCCGAGGAAGACTACATCAGCGAACAGTTCACGCAGTGGTTCCTCAAGGAGCAGGTTGAGGAGATCTCCCAGATGTCCACGCTGCTCACCGTCGCGCGCCGCGCGGGTGACAACGTGTACGAGATCGAGAAGTTCCTGCACCGCGAGTCCGTCGGCGACAGCGGCGCCGACTCCGGCATGCCACCGGTCGCCGGTGGCGCGCTGTAA
- a CDS encoding SigE family RNA polymerase sigma factor yields the protein MWMDRRVGAVRHADFADFVRTALPGLLRYGHALTGNPHDAADLVQTVLEKIGTRWPAVYQKTGDPVAYVRRSMANAHVSRWRRTRREHLVADLPDTGSRAPKDPFEHEPLWQALRDLPPRQRAVMVLRYYEGLSEVEIAETLGISQGTVKSQASKAIASLRRKLGQREGSEEE from the coding sequence ATGTGGATGGATCGGCGGGTCGGCGCGGTCCGGCACGCGGATTTCGCCGATTTCGTGCGCACCGCGCTGCCCGGGCTCCTCCGGTACGGGCATGCGCTCACCGGCAACCCGCACGACGCGGCCGACCTGGTCCAGACGGTGCTCGAGAAGATCGGCACACGGTGGCCCGCCGTTTACCAGAAGACCGGCGATCCGGTCGCCTACGTGCGCCGATCGATGGCGAACGCGCATGTCAGCCGGTGGCGGCGAACGCGTCGTGAGCACCTCGTCGCGGATCTGCCGGACACCGGCTCACGCGCGCCGAAGGACCCGTTCGAACACGAACCGTTGTGGCAGGCCTTGCGGGACCTGCCGCCGCGGCAGCGCGCGGTGATGGTGCTGCGCTACTACGAGGGTCTGTCCGAAGTGGAGATTGCCGAGACGCTGGGCATCAGTCAGGGGACGGTGAAAAGCCAAGCGAGCAAGGCAATCGCGTCCTTGCGGAGGAAACTCGGGCAGCGGGAAGGGAGTGAGGAGGAGTGA
- a CDS encoding DUF952 domain-containing protein — MILHICSRGEWAAVPADGAYRAPSLDDAGFIHCSDPGTVVLPANDVYRDHTDLVLLEIDPAEVDSPVRWEDGVPPRRDGIWFPHVYGPIPRNAVVAVHDFPVEPDGSRKLPASLSVR, encoded by the coding sequence GTGATCCTCCACATCTGCAGCAGGGGCGAATGGGCCGCGGTGCCCGCCGACGGTGCCTACCGTGCCCCTTCCCTCGACGACGCCGGGTTCATCCACTGCTCGGATCCGGGCACCGTCGTCCTCCCGGCCAACGACGTCTACCGCGACCACACCGACCTGGTGCTGCTCGAGATCGACCCGGCCGAGGTCGATTCGCCGGTCCGCTGGGAGGACGGAGTGCCGCCGCGTCGCGACGGGATCTGGTTCCCCCACGTCTACGGACCCATTCCGCGAAACGCCGTGGTCGCGGTTCACGATTTTCCAGTCGAGCCGGACGGCTCTCGGAAGCTGCCCGCGTCGCTTTCGGTGCGCTGA
- a CDS encoding DUF5926 family protein, whose translation MGKGARKKGPKQDRKPKVRDVFVGQPFEGLAAEPELIALREFVPSATAKLTLADGGDITLGTVLPMAAAAFVRSDGHRYLGLQVQTRSSDISRDLGRSLRWLLEAKPGDVLSVPDTTTPADPDEHSRLQDLLVPSAELEIALHNDFGWWLPEDADATGDVAVSLERANAAIMPTDRLGAGAYWVLAGEKAHLRWVRSEPENLLLQALARLSAAGTLGLGDGTRYAGSFRAHGLLVPVWDLDPEAHAREWAEPKEQLGARLEEALKSLDTEPLDAVERRARDGLVGRQLTIR comes from the coding sequence GTGGGTAAGGGCGCGCGGAAGAAGGGTCCCAAGCAGGACCGCAAACCGAAGGTGCGCGACGTCTTCGTCGGCCAGCCCTTCGAGGGCTTGGCGGCCGAACCGGAGCTGATCGCGCTGCGGGAGTTCGTCCCGTCCGCCACGGCGAAGCTGACCCTGGCCGACGGCGGCGACATCACGCTCGGCACCGTGCTGCCCATGGCCGCGGCCGCGTTCGTCCGGTCGGACGGCCATCGGTACCTCGGGCTCCAGGTGCAGACCCGTTCTTCGGATATCAGCCGCGACCTCGGCCGTTCACTGCGTTGGCTGCTGGAGGCCAAGCCGGGGGACGTCCTGTCCGTGCCCGACACCACGACGCCCGCCGATCCGGACGAGCACAGCCGGCTGCAGGACCTGCTCGTGCCGAGTGCGGAACTGGAAATCGCGCTGCACAACGACTTCGGGTGGTGGCTGCCCGAGGATGCCGACGCGACCGGTGACGTCGCGGTATCGCTCGAGCGCGCGAACGCGGCGATCATGCCGACCGATCGGCTGGGCGCCGGCGCCTACTGGGTACTCGCCGGCGAGAAGGCGCACCTGCGCTGGGTCCGGTCGGAACCAGAGAATCTCCTGTTGCAAGCGCTTGCGCGACTGTCCGCGGCCGGCACACTCGGCCTGGGTGATGGCACCCGGTACGCCGGTTCGTTCCGGGCGCACGGCCTGCTGGTCCCGGTCTGGGACCTCGACCCGGAGGCGCACGCGCGAGAATGGGCCGAGCCCAAGGAGCAACTCGGCGCCCGCCTGGAGGAAGCACTCAAGTCGCTCGACACCGAACCACTCGACGCCGTCGAGCGCCGCGCCCGTGACGGGTTGGTCGGGCGGCAGCTCACCATTCGCTGA
- a CDS encoding cytochrome P450 gives MFDPRDPAFLADPYPAFAALRTDGEVHHHDGLDLKIAVSHAASAAVLRHRGLGRIWTDAQPLERFASFNLLHRNSLLENEPPAHTRLRRVIAGEFGRGHVQRLHPMVARVAESMVDELADTIAADGSADLLQHLAQPLPVAVIAELLGVPVEDGPQLVTWSNAIVKMYEYGLPATGRDAAEQAAADFVDYLRDVVRSAPGGIVRDLMASELSADEVVATAVLLLMAGHEATVNVIGNGVTALLTHRDQWVRLRSDPALLDPAVEELIRFDAPLQLFERTATEEVEIAGARVAKGEKVGALLGAAARDPKVFEDPDRLDIGRTPNAHLGFGMGIHYCVGAPLARVEIAAALAALTARLPDLHLAAEPERRPEFVIRGLRTLPVTV, from the coding sequence GTGTTCGACCCTCGCGATCCCGCATTCCTCGCCGACCCGTATCCCGCCTTCGCCGCCTTACGCACCGACGGGGAGGTGCACCATCACGATGGGCTCGACCTAAAAATCGCTGTTTCCCATGCGGCGTCCGCAGCGGTGTTGCGCCATCGCGGGCTCGGCCGGATCTGGACCGACGCTCAGCCACTGGAGCGATTCGCCTCGTTCAACCTGCTGCACCGCAACTCTCTGTTGGAGAATGAGCCGCCGGCGCACACCCGGTTGCGCCGGGTCATCGCCGGCGAGTTCGGGCGCGGTCACGTGCAACGGCTGCATCCGATGGTGGCCCGCGTCGCGGAATCCATGGTGGACGAGCTGGCCGACACAATCGCCGCGGACGGGAGTGCGGACCTTCTGCAACACCTGGCACAACCACTACCGGTCGCGGTGATCGCCGAGCTGCTCGGTGTTCCCGTCGAGGACGGGCCCCAGCTTGTGACCTGGAGCAACGCCATCGTGAAGATGTACGAGTACGGCCTCCCTGCGACCGGACGCGACGCTGCCGAACAGGCCGCCGCCGACTTCGTCGATTACCTGCGCGACGTCGTGCGGAGTGCCCCCGGCGGCATCGTGCGGGACTTGATGGCCAGCGAACTGAGCGCGGACGAGGTGGTCGCCACCGCGGTTCTGCTGCTGATGGCAGGCCACGAGGCAACAGTGAACGTGATCGGCAACGGCGTGACGGCACTTCTCACCCACCGTGATCAGTGGGTTCGTCTTAGGTCCGACCCAGCCCTGCTCGATCCGGCTGTGGAAGAACTGATCCGCTTCGACGCACCACTGCAGTTGTTCGAGCGCACTGCGACCGAAGAAGTGGAGATCGCCGGTGCCCGGGTGGCCAAGGGCGAGAAGGTCGGTGCGCTGCTGGGTGCGGCGGCGCGCGATCCGAAGGTGTTCGAGGACCCCGACCGACTGGACATCGGCCGGACGCCGAACGCGCACCTCGGCTTCGGCATGGGTATTCACTACTGTGTCGGCGCGCCACTGGCCCGAGTCGAAATCGCCGCGGCACTCGCGGCTCTGACGGCCCGGCTGCCCGACCTCCACCTGGCCGCGGAACCAGAACGGCGACCGGAATTCGTCATCCGTGGCCTACGGACGCTGCCGGTCACCGTATGA